One segment of Pandoraea pnomenusa DNA contains the following:
- a CDS encoding 3-hydroxyanthranilate 3,4-dioxygenase, whose amino-acid sequence MLTYGKPFNFQRWIDDHAHLLKPPVGNQQVWQDSDFIVTVVGGPNHRTDYHDDPLEEFFYQFKGNAWVNLWIDGRAERIDLKEGDIFLLPPHVRHSPQRPEAGSLCLVIERQRPAGLLDGFEWYCLNCGTRVHRVEVQLKSIVTDLPPLFEAFYGNEALRRCPGCGEIHPGRAAQPKTTAASA is encoded by the coding sequence ATGTTGACGTATGGCAAGCCTTTCAATTTCCAGCGCTGGATCGACGACCACGCACATTTGCTCAAACCGCCCGTGGGCAACCAGCAAGTCTGGCAGGACAGCGATTTCATCGTGACGGTCGTGGGCGGCCCGAACCATCGCACCGATTATCACGACGATCCGCTCGAGGAATTCTTTTACCAGTTCAAGGGCAATGCCTGGGTGAACCTGTGGATCGACGGCCGCGCCGAGCGCATCGATCTCAAGGAAGGCGACATCTTCCTGTTGCCGCCGCATGTGCGCCACTCGCCGCAGCGTCCCGAAGCCGGCAGCCTGTGCCTCGTGATCGAGCGCCAGCGCCCCGCCGGACTGCTGGACGGCTTCGAGTGGTACTGCCTGAATTGCGGCACCCGCGTGCACCGCGTGGAAGTCCAGCTCAAGAGCATCGTGACCGACCTGCCCCCGCTTTTCGAGGCGTTCTACGGCAACGAAGCGTTGCGCCGCTGCCCGGGCTGCGGAGAGATCCACCCGGGGCGCGCCGCGCAACCGAAGACCACCGCGGCATCCGCCTGA
- a CDS encoding RidA family protein, with amino-acid sequence MSASQDTQARVVEGKARPRGKFPHIKRAGDFLFVSGTSSRRPDNTYAGAQVDALGVTQLDIREQTRAVIENIRDILASEGASLADVVEVGAFLVNMNDFGGYNEVYGEYFDESGPTRTTVAVHQLPHPLLLVEIKCVAYSPRAR; translated from the coding sequence ATGAGCGCATCGCAAGACACGCAGGCCCGCGTGGTCGAAGGCAAGGCCAGACCGCGCGGCAAATTCCCACACATCAAGCGCGCCGGAGACTTCCTGTTCGTCTCGGGCACCAGCTCGCGCCGTCCGGACAATACCTACGCCGGCGCCCAGGTCGATGCCCTGGGCGTGACCCAACTGGACATTCGCGAGCAGACCCGCGCGGTCATCGAGAACATTCGCGACATTCTCGCCAGCGAAGGCGCCTCGCTCGCCGACGTGGTCGAAGTCGGCGCGTTTCTCGTCAACATGAACGACTTCGGCGGCTACAACGAAGTGTACGGCGAGTATTTCGACGAGAGCGGCCCCACGCGCACCACCGTGGCGGTGCACCAGTTGCCGCATCCGCTGCTGCTCGTCGAGATCAAATGCGTGGCGTACTCGCCGCGCGCACGCTGA
- a CDS encoding 2-hydroxymuconic semialdehyde dehydrogenase has protein sequence MSLATAPLLRHYVDGAFVATDRQFDNLSPVDGHCVAKVCEADATTVDRAVRAARRALHEGPWGKTTPAERADVLHRIADGIQARFDEFVAAEVADTGRPQEQARTLDIARGIANFRMFADLIKTAGSEVFEMRAADGGDVMNYVTRKPLGVIGIISPWNLPLLLFTWKVAPALAMGNCVVAKPSEETPSSATLLAEVMHDAGVPPGVFNLVHGFGPNSAGEFLTRHPDVAAITFTGESRTGSAIMKAVADGVKEISFELGGKNAAVVFADADFEKAVDGVVRSSFTNAGQVCLCSERVYVERPIFDKFVAALGERAAALRIDAPDAPGVQMGPLVSRKHREKVLSYYRLAVEEGATVVTGGGVPTFGDGRDEGAFVQPTVWTGLPDSARCVREEIFGPVCHVAPFDTEEEVIRRVNDSDYGLAGCVWTTNLSRAHRVARQFQTGLVWVNTWFLRDLRTPFGGVKLSGLGREGGRHSLDFYSEITNICIKL, from the coding sequence GTGAGCCTTGCGACTGCGCCGCTGCTGCGGCATTACGTGGACGGTGCGTTCGTCGCCACCGATCGTCAGTTCGATAACCTCAGCCCGGTCGACGGGCATTGCGTCGCGAAGGTTTGCGAAGCGGACGCCACCACGGTCGATCGCGCCGTGCGCGCCGCGCGCCGCGCCCTGCACGAAGGCCCATGGGGCAAGACCACGCCGGCCGAGCGCGCGGACGTGCTGCATCGCATCGCCGACGGCATCCAGGCGCGCTTCGACGAATTCGTGGCCGCCGAAGTGGCCGACACGGGACGCCCGCAGGAACAGGCACGCACCCTCGACATCGCGCGCGGCATCGCCAACTTCCGAATGTTTGCGGACCTCATCAAGACCGCCGGCAGCGAGGTCTTCGAGATGCGCGCGGCCGACGGCGGCGACGTGATGAACTACGTCACACGCAAGCCGCTCGGCGTGATCGGCATCATCTCGCCGTGGAACCTGCCGCTGCTGCTCTTCACGTGGAAGGTTGCCCCCGCCCTGGCGATGGGCAACTGCGTGGTGGCCAAGCCCTCGGAAGAAACGCCCTCGTCCGCCACGCTGCTCGCCGAGGTGATGCACGACGCCGGCGTGCCGCCGGGCGTGTTCAACCTCGTGCACGGATTCGGGCCGAACTCGGCGGGCGAATTCCTCACCCGGCACCCGGACGTCGCCGCGATCACGTTCACCGGCGAATCGCGCACCGGCAGCGCCATCATGAAGGCCGTGGCCGACGGCGTGAAAGAAATCTCATTCGAACTCGGCGGCAAGAACGCCGCCGTGGTGTTCGCCGACGCCGACTTCGAGAAGGCTGTCGACGGCGTGGTGCGCTCCTCGTTCACCAATGCCGGCCAGGTCTGCCTGTGCTCCGAGCGTGTCTATGTCGAGCGCCCGATCTTCGACAAATTCGTGGCCGCGCTCGGCGAACGGGCCGCCGCGCTGCGCATCGACGCGCCCGATGCGCCGGGGGTGCAGATGGGGCCGCTCGTTTCCCGAAAGCATCGCGAGAAGGTGCTCTCGTACTATCGGCTCGCGGTGGAGGAAGGTGCCACGGTCGTCACCGGCGGCGGCGTGCCGACGTTCGGCGATGGCCGCGACGAAGGCGCATTCGTGCAGCCCACCGTCTGGACCGGCCTGCCGGACTCGGCGCGCTGCGTGCGCGAAGAGATCTTCGGACCGGTGTGTCACGTGGCGCCGTTCGACACCGAAGAGGAAGTGATTCGTCGCGTGAACGACAGCGACTACGGTCTGGCCGGATGCGTGTGGACGACGAATCTTTCGCGCGCGCACCGGGTGGCCCGGCAGTTCCAGACCGGACTCGTGTGGGTCAACACATGGTTCCTGCGCGATCTGCGCACGCCGTTCGGCGGCGTGAAGCTCTCGGGACTGGGCCGCGAGGGCGGCCGCCACTCGCTCGATTTCTATTCCGAAATCACCAACATCTGCATCAAACTGTGA
- a CDS encoding SRPBCC family protein, translated as MNEYHFLTLWRLTAPLNEVWDTIRDVDHWARWWPCVREVRTLDPGDADGVGAVRELTWHGALPYSLTFETRITHVEPMREVRSVATGEAQGTGVWRFDTEGAITVVRYAWDVHTTRPWMNKLAPLAQPLFRWNHNYVMRRGGEGLAALLNAHLVEYLDSDLPPAAIGEERDPRDLREARARVNHPSHR; from the coding sequence ATGAACGAGTATCACTTTCTGACCCTTTGGCGGCTCACCGCGCCGCTCAACGAAGTCTGGGACACGATCCGCGACGTGGACCATTGGGCACGTTGGTGGCCATGCGTGCGCGAAGTGCGCACGCTGGATCCGGGCGATGCCGACGGTGTGGGCGCCGTGCGCGAACTCACATGGCATGGCGCCTTGCCCTACTCGCTGACGTTCGAGACCCGCATCACCCACGTCGAGCCCATGCGCGAAGTGCGCAGCGTGGCCACCGGCGAGGCGCAAGGCACCGGCGTGTGGCGTTTCGATACCGAAGGCGCGATCACGGTCGTGCGCTATGCCTGGGACGTGCACACCACGCGGCCATGGATGAACAAGCTCGCCCCCCTTGCCCAGCCGTTGTTCCGCTGGAACCACAATTACGTGATGCGCCGCGGCGGCGAAGGACTTGCCGCCCTGCTCAACGCCCACCTGGTCGAATATCTGGACTCCGACCTGCCTCCCGCGGCCATCGGCGAGGAACGTGACCCGCGCGACCTTCGTGAAGCCCGCGCCCGGGTGAACCACCCATCCCACCGCTGA
- a CDS encoding LacI family DNA-binding transcriptional regulator: MGVADIRDVAQRAGCSIATVSRALNSPQLVRPETLARVQAAAAELKFRPNALGRQLRGERTGLIGVMLPTLGNPVFADCLEGIEAAIDGTGRRLLLVTTQYDPERERNAIETLLQQRVDGLLLTLADAEHSALIDDLAAEGVPCQMLYNDAPARPCVSVDNRAAAAQGVAMLIEAGHRDIVMVTGALHASDRAKRRYLGYGDAMRAAGLTPLPAVEIDFNSGARGERVREWLAQRERDGARPTAIFCSNDLLALGVMRALREAGLRVPDDMSVLGFDGLAVGELLSPTLATVVQPSVEIGRHAAQRLLAQIDARAGATPGHEASPSHALILPHEIRRGGTVAAPPHGIGQQGPGSDE, translated from the coding sequence ATGGGCGTGGCAGATATCCGGGACGTGGCGCAGCGCGCGGGATGTTCGATTGCGACGGTGTCGCGCGCCCTCAATTCGCCGCAACTGGTGCGCCCCGAGACGCTGGCACGGGTGCAGGCCGCCGCGGCGGAACTCAAGTTCCGCCCGAATGCGCTCGGGCGGCAGTTGCGTGGCGAGCGCACCGGCCTGATCGGCGTGATGCTGCCCACGCTGGGCAACCCCGTGTTCGCCGACTGTCTCGAAGGGATCGAGGCGGCCATCGACGGCACCGGCCGCCGGCTGCTGCTCGTGACCACGCAGTACGACCCCGAGCGCGAGCGCAACGCCATCGAAACGTTGTTGCAACAGCGCGTCGACGGTCTGCTGCTCACGCTGGCCGATGCCGAGCACAGTGCGCTGATCGACGATCTCGCCGCCGAAGGCGTGCCCTGCCAGATGCTCTACAACGACGCGCCGGCGCGGCCGTGCGTGTCGGTCGACAACCGGGCGGCCGCCGCGCAGGGCGTGGCAATGCTGATCGAAGCGGGACATCGCGACATCGTCATGGTGACCGGGGCGCTGCACGCCTCCGACCGTGCCAAGCGGCGTTATCTCGGCTATGGCGACGCCATGCGGGCCGCCGGCCTCACGCCGCTGCCCGCCGTCGAAATCGATTTCAACAGTGGTGCACGCGGCGAACGCGTGCGCGAGTGGCTGGCGCAGCGCGAGCGCGACGGCGCTCGCCCCACCGCCATCTTCTGCTCCAACGATTTGCTTGCCCTCGGCGTGATGCGCGCGCTGCGCGAGGCGGGACTGCGCGTGCCCGACGACATGTCCGTGCTCGGTTTCGACGGCCTGGCCGTGGGCGAGCTGCTCTCGCCCACGCTCGCCACCGTCGTGCAGCCGAGCGTGGAGATCGGCCGCCACGCGGCGCAACGCCTGCTCGCGCAAATCGACGCGCGCGCCGGTGCGACGCCCGGGCACGAGGCGTCGCCGAGCCACGCGCTGATCCTGCCGCACGAGATTCGGCGGGGCGGCACGGTGGCGGCGCCGCCGCACGGCATCGGCCAGCAAGGCCCAGGCAGTGATGAATAG
- a CDS encoding extracellular solute-binding protein, producing MKLWITRAARTLALCTLLGAGAAQAQQTAICYNCPPEWADWAGQVKAIAQDTGIRVPLDNKNSGQAVAQLIAEQKAPVADIVYLGITSAIEAAKKGLLAPYKPANWDQVPANLKDPNGMWTTIHSGTVGFFVNRDALEGKPVPRSWADLLKPEYRGMVGYLDPSSAFAGYAAAIAANQALGGSMDNFGPAIGYFQKLKANAPIVPKQTAYARVLSGEIPILIDFDFNAYRAIYKDRANVQFVIPMEGTVSLPYVIALVRGAPHADNGKKVIDYTLSDKGQAHWAHAFLRPVRANTMPADVAAKFLPATDYARVKPVDLQKLAAQQDAFGQQYLKNVR from the coding sequence ATGAAGCTTTGGATTACCCGCGCCGCACGCACGCTGGCGCTTTGCACCTTGCTCGGCGCTGGCGCCGCGCAGGCCCAGCAGACCGCCATCTGTTACAACTGCCCGCCGGAGTGGGCGGACTGGGCTGGTCAGGTCAAGGCGATTGCACAGGACACCGGCATTCGCGTGCCGCTCGACAACAAGAACTCCGGTCAGGCGGTCGCGCAGCTCATCGCCGAGCAGAAGGCGCCGGTGGCCGACATCGTGTACCTGGGGATCACGTCCGCGATCGAAGCGGCCAAGAAGGGTCTGCTCGCGCCGTACAAGCCCGCCAACTGGGATCAGGTGCCGGCCAATCTGAAGGACCCGAACGGCATGTGGACCACGATCCACTCGGGCACGGTGGGTTTCTTCGTGAACCGCGACGCGCTCGAGGGCAAGCCGGTGCCGCGTTCGTGGGCCGACCTGCTCAAGCCGGAGTATCGCGGCATGGTGGGTTATCTGGACCCGAGCAGCGCGTTCGCGGGCTATGCCGCGGCGATCGCCGCCAACCAGGCGCTCGGCGGCTCGATGGACAACTTCGGTCCGGCCATCGGCTATTTTCAGAAGCTCAAGGCCAACGCGCCGATCGTGCCGAAGCAGACGGCCTACGCTCGCGTGCTCTCGGGTGAGATTCCTATCCTGATCGACTTCGACTTCAACGCGTACCGTGCGATCTACAAGGACCGCGCCAACGTGCAGTTCGTGATTCCGATGGAAGGCACCGTGTCGCTGCCGTACGTCATCGCACTGGTCAGGGGCGCGCCGCATGCCGACAACGGCAAGAAGGTGATCGACTACACGCTCTCGGACAAGGGCCAGGCGCATTGGGCGCATGCGTTCCTGCGTCCGGTGCGTGCCAACACGATGCCGGCGGACGTGGCCGCCAAGTTCCTGCCGGCCACCGACTATGCCCGTGTGAAGCCGGTCGATCTGCAGAAGCTGGCCGCGCAGCAGGATGCGTTCGGTCAGCAGTATCTGAAGAACGTGCGCTGA
- a CDS encoding ABC transporter permease, with product MRDLTLPRGWRVALLLPALAVFLAFWLLPMAALVQVSGDGHAFETYRAILTNARYLDSLWQTVVLSALVTLATLALSLVAGLFLTRHDFRGKSALVSMLTLPLAFPGVVVGFMVIMLAGRQGLIGDLTLKLVGHKLVFAYSLAGLFLGYLYFSIPRVILAVMAAAESLDHSLTEAAASLGAGPFAIARDVTLPALAPALIASGAMCFATSVGAFGTAFTLATDIDVLPMTIYTEFTLNANVATAAALSVILGIVTWAVLMLARNFTGQAVAAGG from the coding sequence ATGCGTGACCTGACTCTGCCGCGCGGCTGGCGCGTGGCACTTCTGCTACCGGCGCTGGCGGTCTTTCTGGCGTTCTGGCTGTTGCCGATGGCCGCCCTCGTGCAGGTGAGCGGCGACGGTCATGCGTTCGAGACCTATCGCGCGATTCTCACCAATGCGCGCTATCTCGACAGCCTATGGCAGACCGTGGTGCTCTCGGCACTGGTCACGCTGGCCACACTGGCGTTGTCGCTTGTGGCGGGCCTCTTCCTCACCCGTCATGACTTTCGGGGCAAATCGGCACTCGTGTCGATGCTGACCCTGCCCTTGGCGTTCCCTGGCGTGGTGGTCGGCTTCATGGTCATCATGCTCGCGGGGCGTCAGGGCCTCATCGGCGATCTCACGCTCAAGCTCGTCGGCCACAAGCTCGTGTTTGCCTACTCGCTCGCGGGCCTGTTTCTCGGATATCTGTACTTCTCGATTCCGCGCGTGATTCTCGCCGTGATGGCGGCGGCGGAATCGCTCGATCATTCGCTCACGGAAGCGGCGGCGTCGCTGGGCGCGGGGCCGTTCGCCATTGCGCGCGACGTGACACTCCCCGCGCTGGCGCCGGCGCTGATCGCCTCGGGCGCGATGTGTTTCGCGACCTCGGTTGGCGCATTCGGCACGGCCTTCACGCTCGCGACGGATATCGACGTGCTGCCCATGACCATCTACACCGAATTCACGCTCAACGCCAACGTGGCGACGGCGGCGGCGCTCTCGGTCATTCTCGGCATCGTGACCTGGGCCGTCCTCATGCTGGCCCGCAATTTCACGGGTCAGGCCGTGGCCGCCGGAGGTTGA
- a CDS encoding ABC transporter permease — protein MLKKILFALQLTLTLLMCAFLLIPVGMSILAGLSVNYFRGPSAGLTFRWVIQVWQDYHDAILNSLYVGLSTLVLVTLLGVPAGYVLARWKSRMARWIEELLTLPIALPGLASALALISVYGGMRGFRESLAFIVVGHVIFTLPFMVRAVAAACADSRIKLMEEGAASLGASFLRRFTTVVLPNIRSEIVAAALIVITLSLGEFNLTWMLHTPDTKTLPVGLADAYASLRLEIGSAYTAVFFVLIVPLLIVMQMTAQRAKATNGKNSARGRT, from the coding sequence ATGCTCAAGAAAATTCTCTTCGCACTCCAGCTCACGCTCACGCTGCTGATGTGCGCATTCCTGCTGATTCCCGTGGGCATGTCGATTCTCGCCGGGTTGTCGGTGAACTACTTCCGCGGGCCGTCGGCCGGGCTCACGTTCCGATGGGTGATCCAGGTCTGGCAGGATTATCACGACGCCATTCTGAATTCCCTGTACGTCGGGCTGAGCACGCTGGTGCTCGTGACGCTGCTCGGCGTGCCTGCCGGCTATGTGCTCGCGCGCTGGAAGAGCCGCATGGCGCGATGGATCGAGGAATTGCTCACGCTGCCCATTGCGCTGCCCGGACTGGCGAGCGCGCTGGCGTTGATCAGCGTGTATGGCGGGATGCGCGGTTTTCGCGAGAGCCTGGCGTTCATCGTGGTGGGCCACGTGATCTTCACGTTGCCGTTCATGGTGCGCGCCGTGGCCGCGGCGTGCGCCGACTCGCGCATCAAGCTGATGGAGGAGGGCGCGGCCAGTCTCGGGGCGAGCTTCCTGCGACGCTTCACCACCGTGGTCCTGCCCAATATCCGTAGCGAGATCGTGGCCGCGGCGCTCATCGTGATCACGCTTTCGCTCGGCGAATTCAACCTCACCTGGATGCTGCACACCCCGGACACCAAGACATTGCCGGTCGGCCTTGCGGACGCCTACGCGTCGCTGCGGCTGGAGATCGGCAGCGCGTATACGGCGGTGTTCTTCGTGCTGATCGTGCCCCTGCTCATCGTGATGCAGATGACGGCGCAGCGCGCGAAGGCCACCAACGGGAAAAATTCGGCGCGCGGTCGCACCTGA
- a CDS encoding ABC transporter ATP-binding protein → MKLTSIPIHLERCAKTFNGNTVLQPLDLTIGAGETLVLLGPSGCGKTTTLRMIAGLERPDAGGRVLFGDEDVTRLPIEKRRVGMVFQNYALFPNFSVRGNVAYGLKLRGLPSAQIDKRVNELLELVHLTPFAERAIAQLSGGQKQRVALARALAPEPRVLLLDEPLTALDAKLRETVRADMDRLLRGLGVTTVYVTHDQDEAMALGDRIVVMSAGRIEQIGAPRDIYYQPSSRHVANFVGTLNRLAGVWRDGHFHLEGGRLACPDVRADVQELYFRPEDAIVVPAGEASLVGCIDEVQFLGDRTRLTLSGVSSAGAVLVEVSSRRECRVGDRVGLSLPAAHVFSLHG, encoded by the coding sequence ATGAAACTGACTTCCATCCCCATTCATCTGGAACGTTGTGCCAAGACGTTCAACGGCAACACCGTGCTCCAGCCGCTCGACCTGACGATCGGCGCGGGCGAGACGCTGGTTCTGCTCGGGCCGTCCGGCTGCGGCAAGACCACGACATTGCGCATGATCGCCGGGCTCGAGCGTCCCGACGCGGGAGGCCGCGTGCTTTTCGGCGACGAGGACGTTACACGCCTGCCGATCGAGAAGCGCCGTGTGGGCATGGTGTTCCAGAACTATGCGCTGTTTCCGAACTTCAGCGTGCGCGGCAATGTGGCATACGGGCTCAAGCTGCGCGGCCTGCCGTCGGCGCAGATCGACAAGCGCGTGAACGAATTGCTCGAACTCGTGCATCTCACGCCGTTCGCCGAGCGCGCCATCGCGCAGCTCTCGGGCGGCCAGAAGCAGCGTGTGGCCCTCGCGCGCGCGCTCGCACCGGAGCCGCGCGTGCTGTTGCTCGACGAGCCGCTCACGGCGCTCGACGCCAAGCTGCGCGAGACCGTGCGTGCCGACATGGATCGTCTGTTGCGCGGGTTGGGGGTCACGACGGTGTACGTGACGCACGATCAGGACGAGGCGATGGCGCTGGGCGATCGCATCGTGGTGATGAGTGCCGGGCGCATCGAGCAGATCGGTGCGCCGCGCGACATCTACTATCAACCGTCGTCGCGGCATGTGGCGAACTTCGTCGGCACGCTCAATCGTCTGGCCGGCGTGTGGCGCGACGGGCATTTCCATCTCGAGGGCGGCCGTCTGGCCTGTCCGGACGTACGAGCCGACGTACAAGAGCTTTACTTCCGTCCGGAGGATGCCATCGTCGTGCCCGCGGGCGAGGCCTCGCTCGTCGGCTGCATCGACGAAGTGCAGTTCCTCGGCGACCGCACGCGCCTCACGCTCAGCGGCGTGTCGTCGGCCGGGGCGGTGCTGGTCGAAGTCTCGAGCCGTCGCGAATGCCGCGTCGGCGACCGGGTGGGCCTGTCGCTGCCCGCTGCCCATGTCTTCTCGCTTCACGGATAA
- a CDS encoding phosphodiesterase, whose translation MLFAQISDLHIKRPGKLAYRRVDTAAYLTRCVARLNTLAPRPDFVVLTGDLVDFGAREEYDHLRSLLAPLEIPYYLVIGNHDGRDALREVFPEHTYLGNPGEFVQYAATFGPMRLVALDTQDPPNGGGRLCDARLQWLEATLAADTGTPTVIAMHHPPFVCGIEHMDVQSLDAADAAKLAAVVRRFDNVERVICGHVHRPIHTRFAGTIASVCPSPAHQVALDLRDGGPSAWVLDPPAFELHRFTPSTGLVSHLAFVDDAGGAHPFYDASGALID comes from the coding sequence ATGCTGTTCGCGCAAATCAGCGACCTTCACATCAAACGTCCCGGCAAGCTCGCCTATCGGCGTGTCGATACCGCCGCCTATCTGACGCGTTGCGTGGCACGGCTCAATACGCTCGCGCCGCGCCCGGACTTCGTGGTACTCACCGGCGATCTCGTCGATTTCGGCGCGCGAGAGGAGTATGACCACCTGCGCAGCCTGCTCGCGCCGCTGGAAATTCCGTACTACCTCGTCATCGGCAATCACGATGGACGCGATGCACTGCGGGAAGTGTTTCCGGAACACACCTATCTGGGCAATCCCGGGGAGTTCGTGCAATACGCTGCGACGTTCGGCCCGATGCGGCTCGTGGCGCTCGATACGCAGGATCCGCCCAACGGCGGCGGCAGGCTGTGCGATGCGCGACTGCAATGGCTGGAGGCGACGCTCGCCGCCGATACGGGAACGCCGACGGTCATCGCGATGCACCATCCGCCGTTCGTGTGCGGCATCGAGCACATGGATGTGCAGTCGCTCGACGCGGCCGACGCCGCGAAGCTCGCCGCCGTCGTGCGCCGGTTCGACAATGTCGAGCGCGTGATCTGCGGGCACGTGCACCGGCCCATTCACACGCGTTTCGCGGGCACCATTGCCAGCGTGTGCCCTTCGCCGGCGCACCAGGTCGCGCTCGATCTGCGCGACGGCGGACCGTCCGCCTGGGTGCTCGATCCCCCGGCGTTCGAACTGCATCGTTTCACGCCGTCGACGGGACTGGTGTCGCACCTCGCCTTCGTCGACGACGCGGGGGGCGCGCATCCCTTCTACGACGCCTCCGGTGCGTTGATCGATTGA
- the hmpA gene encoding NO-inducible flavohemoprotein — translation MLSAASRPYIDASVPVLREHGLAITRHFYASMFDAHPELRNLFNMGNQASGAQQQSLASAVFAYAANIDNAAALGPVLERIVHKHVSVGITPSHYPIVGRHLLGAIKDVLGEAATPELIAAWDEAYWLLAGELIAAEARLSERSHAPLGMLRELIVADVDRETDHVVSYYLRTPEGGSPGDFVPGQYVSVSVTLPDGLVQRRQYSLSDAPGAPHWRITVKREDADVAKPAGQVSNWLHAHLKAGDRIMVSPPYGEFTPRLDAAHPLVLLSAGVGITPMMSMLAELAAKGSRRDIVFAHAARNGSHMALRRHIAYAAKQLPHLRVVTFFETPQDTEREGADFTHAGRMDVAHLSLPANADYLLCGPVPFMQTQWRALRDAGVPAERLHREVFGPDALDHLL, via the coding sequence ATGCTTTCCGCAGCTTCCCGCCCTTACATCGACGCCAGCGTTCCCGTTTTGCGCGAGCACGGTCTTGCGATCACGCGCCACTTCTACGCGAGCATGTTCGACGCCCACCCCGAGCTGCGCAATCTGTTCAACATGGGCAATCAGGCCAGCGGGGCACAGCAGCAATCGCTCGCCTCGGCGGTGTTCGCCTATGCGGCCAACATCGACAACGCCGCGGCGCTCGGGCCGGTGCTGGAGCGCATCGTGCACAAGCATGTCTCCGTGGGCATTACCCCGTCGCACTATCCGATCGTCGGTCGCCATCTGCTCGGTGCCATCAAGGACGTGCTCGGCGAGGCCGCCACGCCCGAACTCATCGCCGCCTGGGATGAAGCCTACTGGCTGCTCGCCGGGGAGCTGATCGCCGCCGAGGCACGTCTCTCGGAGCGCAGCCATGCACCGCTCGGCATGCTGCGCGAACTGATCGTGGCCGATGTCGACCGCGAAACGGATCACGTTGTCTCGTATTACCTGCGTACGCCCGAGGGCGGCTCGCCGGGCGACTTCGTGCCGGGCCAATACGTGAGCGTGTCCGTCACACTGCCGGACGGGCTGGTTCAGCGCCGCCAGTACAGCCTGTCGGACGCCCCTGGCGCCCCGCACTGGCGCATCACCGTCAAGCGTGAAGACGCCGACGTCGCCAAGCCGGCCGGCCAGGTGTCGAACTGGCTGCACGCCCATCTGAAGGCCGGCGATCGCATCATGGTGAGCCCGCCTTACGGCGAATTCACCCCCCGTCTCGACGCCGCTCACCCGCTCGTGCTGCTCAGCGCCGGCGTGGGCATCACGCCGATGATGTCGATGCTCGCGGAGCTCGCCGCCAAGGGCTCGCGTCGCGACATCGTATTCGCCCATGCCGCCCGCAACGGTTCGCACATGGCGCTGCGCCGCCACATCGCCTACGCGGCGAAGCAATTGCCGCACCTGCGCGTGGTCACGTTCTTCGAAACGCCGCAGGACACCGAGCGCGAAGGCGCCGACTTCACCCATGCCGGGCGCATGGACGTCGCCCACCTGTCGCTGCCCGCCAACGCCGACTATCTGTTGTGCGGTCCGGTACCGTTCATGCAGACACAATGGCGTGCCCTGCGCGACGCCGGGGTGCCGGCCGAGCGCCTGCACCGCGAAGTCTTCGGCCCGGACGCGCTCGACCATCTGTTGTAA
- a CDS encoding DUF1415 domain-containing protein yields MPEKKSPAAESTAQTPDHDTVIAATRHWLTRAVIGLNLCPFAKAVHVKEQIRYVVSGARDMEGTLVDLERELQWLAGSDPQAVDTTLLIVPAALREFHEFNDALFFAQRMLRQLGLEGELQIASFHPDYQFEGTAPDDVENYTNRSPYPILHLLRESSIDRAVEAFPEAETIYARNEALMRKMGVAGYHAWMAQPAKDEDGANDNPGDLMDAADAVRDTRGEAGQ; encoded by the coding sequence ATGCCGGAGAAAAAATCCCCCGCCGCGGAGTCGACCGCGCAGACACCGGATCACGACACCGTGATCGCCGCCACGCGCCACTGGCTCACGCGTGCGGTGATCGGGTTGAACCTTTGCCCTTTTGCGAAGGCGGTTCACGTGAAGGAACAGATTCGCTATGTGGTGAGCGGCGCGCGCGACATGGAGGGGACGCTGGTCGATCTCGAGCGCGAACTGCAATGGCTGGCGGGGTCGGACCCACAGGCAGTCGACACCACACTGCTGATCGTGCCGGCCGCACTGCGCGAGTTCCACGAGTTCAACGACGCACTGTTCTTTGCGCAGCGCATGCTCAGGCAACTGGGCCTGGAGGGCGAGTTGCAGATCGCGAGTTTCCATCCGGACTATCAGTTCGAAGGGACTGCGCCTGACGACGTGGAGAACTACACGAACCGCTCGCCGTACCCGATCCTGCACCTGCTGCGGGAGTCGAGCATCGACCGCGCCGTGGAGGCGTTTCCGGAAGCCGAGACGATCTACGCGCGCAACGAAGCGCTGATGCGCAAGATGGGCGTGGCGGGTTACCACGCGTGGATGGCGCAGCCCGCCAAGGACGAGGACGGGGCAAATGACAACCCGGGCGACCTCATGGATGCGGCGGATGCGGTGCGCGATACGCGCGGTGAGGCAGGGCAGTGA